A single genomic interval of Cucumis sativus cultivar 9930 chromosome 7, Cucumber_9930_V3, whole genome shotgun sequence harbors:
- the LOC101213107 gene encoding protein STRUBBELIG-RECEPTOR FAMILY 7 isoform X1: protein MDWRWRELISLIILCILWSKPICIQGNTDPTDASALRVLYTSLNSPSQLTQWNANGDDPCGQSWKGITCSGSRVTEINLSGLGLSGSLGYQLGSMTSVTNLDVSNNNFGGEIVYNLPPNLKRLNLGRNNFNKGIPYSISMMTSLQYLNISHNQLQDPLNDVYGQLTSLSILDLSFNAMSGNLPQSFSSLSGISSMYLQNNQFTGTIDVLATLPLDNLNVENNRFTGWIPEPLKNINLQKNGNSWNTGPAPPPPPGTPPATRRNRSHNPGGSPSNGSSSEGQKSGISGGAIAGIIISVLVVGAVVAFFLVRRRSKRPLTDIEKLDNQPLQPLKMTAAQETKSEDSSSTFYPTSFESSAAINLKPPPIDRHKSFDEDDFAKRAPVKKASAAAPINVKSYSIADLQMATGSFNVDNLLGEGSFGRVYRAEFDDGKVLAVKKINSSALPRELSEDFTDIVSKVSQLHHPNVTELVGYCSEHGQHLLVYEFHRNGSLYDVLHLSLSDEYNKPLIWNLRVKIALGTARALEYLHEVCSPSIVHRNIKSANILLDAELSPHLSDSGLESFIPNADQAMDGSGSSGYTAPEVTMSGQYTLKSDVYSFGVVMLELLTGRKPFDSSRPRSEQSLVRWATPQLHDIDALTKMVDPELKGLYPVKSISRFADVIALCVQTEPEFRPPMSEVVEALVRLVQRANMSKRTYGNDNATSPRGEMGGEDTP from the exons ATGGATTGGAGGTGGAGGGAGCTGATATCTCTCATCATTCTTTGCATTCTATGGTCGAAGCCTATCTGCATTCAAGGAAACACAGATCCAACAGATG CCTCTGCTTTAAGGGTTTTGTACACCAGTTTAAACTCCCCCTCTCAGTTAACCCAGTGGAATGCAAATGGGGATGACCCTTGTGGACAATCATGGAAGGGGATTACTTGCTCTGGCTCACGGGTTACAGAAAT aaactTATCTGGCCTTGGACTCAGTGGATCGCTTGGATACCAGCTTGGAAGTATGACATCGGTAACCAACCT GGATGTGAGTAATAACAATTTTGGAGGCGAGATTGTCTACAACCTTCCACCTAACCTGAAAAGACT AAATCTTGGACGAAACAACTTCAATAAAGGCATCCCGTATTCTATTTCTATGATGACTTCTCTTCAATACTt AAACATCAGTCACAATCAGCTTCAGGATCCACTGAATGATGTGTATGGCCAGCTAACTTCCTTATCCATATT GGATCTTTCTTTCAATGCTATGTCAGGCAACCTGCCTCAGAGTTTTAGCTCACTTTCTGGCATCAGCTCTAT GTATTTGCAAAACAATCAGTTCACTGGCACAATTGATGTCCTTGCAACTCTTCCTCTTGATAACCT GAATGTTGAAAATAACCGTTTCACTGGATGGATCCCTGAACCACTGAAAAACATCAACCTGCA GAAAAATGGAAACTCCTGGAACACCGGCCCTGCACCCCCTCCTCCGCCTGGTACACCCCCAGCCACCAGAAGAAACCGAAGTCACAATCCAGGTGGCAGTCCATCCAATGGTAGTTCTAGTGAAGGTCAGAAATCAGGTATTAGTGGTGGTGCCATTGCAGGAATTATCATTTCTGTGCTCGTTGTAGGAGCTGTAGTAGCATTCTTCCTCGTCAGGAGGAGATCCAAGAGACCGTTGACGGATATTGAAAAGCTCGACAATCAACCCCTGCAACCTCTTAAAATGACTGCCGCACAAG AAACCAAGTCGGAAGATTCTTCCTCCACATTTTATCCAACATCATTTGAATCTTCTGCTGCAATTAATCTTAAACCCCCACCTATTGATCGTCACAAATCATTTGACGAAGATGACTTTGCCAAACGAGCCCCAGTCAAGAAGGCTAGTGCTGCCGCTCCTATTAATGTAAAGTCATATTCAATAGCAGACCTTCAAATGGCGACAGGCAGCTTCAATGTTGATAATCTTCTTGGTGAGGGATCGTTTGGACGTGTATATCGAGCTGAGTTTGACGACGGGAAG GTTCTTGccgtgaaaaaaataaattcatctGCTCTACCTCGGGAATTATCCGAAGATTTCACTGATATTGTTTCGAAAGTCTCCCAGTTACACCATCCCAATGTAACTGAACTCGTCGGTTATTGCTCCGAACATGGGCAGCATTTGCTTGTGTACGAGTTCCATAGAAATGGCTCGCTTTACGACGTCTTACATCTATCACTATCAGATGAATACAACAAACCTCTGATATGGAATTTACGCGTTAAGATCGCTCTGGGAACAGCTCGCGCATTAGA GTATCTTCACGAAGTGTGCTCCCCATCAATTGTTCATAGAAACATCAAGTCTGCTAACATATTGCTGGATGCCGAACTCAGCCCCCATCTTTCTGATTCTGGACTGGAAAGCTTTATACCAAATGCAGATCAG GCAATGGATGGGAGTGGAAGTTCAGGATACACTGCGCCCGAGGTTACCATGTCGGGCCAATATACTCTGAAAAGTGACGTGTATAGTTTTGGAGTAGTCATGTTGGAACTGCTGACTGGGCGAAAACCATTTGATAG TTCGAGGCCAAGGTCGGAGCAATCTTTGGTTCGATGGGCAACGCCTCAGCTTCATGACATTGATGCTTTAACCAAGATGGTTGATCCCGAACTCAAAGGCCTTTATCCTGTTAAATCTATCTCCCGATTTGCAGATGTGATTGCACTTTGCGTTCAG ACGGAACCTGAGTTTAGACCTCCAATGTCGGAGGTGGTCGAGGCGTTGGTCCGCTTGGTGCAACGAGCAAACATGAGTAAGAGAACATATGGAAACGATAATGCAACATCTCCCAGAGGGGAGATGGGTGGAGAGGACACACCATAA
- the LOC101213107 gene encoding protein STRUBBELIG-RECEPTOR FAMILY 7 isoform X2, whose protein sequence is MEGDYLLWLTGYRNKLIWPWTQWIAWIPAWKYDIGNQPVRDVSNNNFGGEIVYNLPPNLKRLNLGRNNFNKGIPYSISMMTSLQYLNISHNQLQDPLNDVYGQLTSLSILDLSFNAMSGNLPQSFSSLSGISSMYLQNNQFTGTIDVLATLPLDNLNVENNRFTGWIPEPLKNINLQKNGNSWNTGPAPPPPPGTPPATRRNRSHNPGGSPSNGSSSEGQKSGISGGAIAGIIISVLVVGAVVAFFLVRRRSKRPLTDIEKLDNQPLQPLKMTAAQETKSEDSSSTFYPTSFESSAAINLKPPPIDRHKSFDEDDFAKRAPVKKASAAAPINVKSYSIADLQMATGSFNVDNLLGEGSFGRVYRAEFDDGKVLAVKKINSSALPRELSEDFTDIVSKVSQLHHPNVTELVGYCSEHGQHLLVYEFHRNGSLYDVLHLSLSDEYNKPLIWNLRVKIALGTARALEYLHEVCSPSIVHRNIKSANILLDAELSPHLSDSGLESFIPNADQAMDGSGSSGYTAPEVTMSGQYTLKSDVYSFGVVMLELLTGRKPFDSSRPRSEQSLVRWATPQLHDIDALTKMVDPELKGLYPVKSISRFADVIALCVQTEPEFRPPMSEVVEALVRLVQRANMSKRTYGNDNATSPRGEMGGEDTP, encoded by the exons ATGGAAGGGGATTACTTGCTCTGGCTCACGGGTTACAGAAAT aaactTATCTGGCCTTGGACTCAGTGGATCGCTTGGATACCAGCTTGGAAGTATGACATCGGTAACCAACCTGTAAG GGATGTGAGTAATAACAATTTTGGAGGCGAGATTGTCTACAACCTTCCACCTAACCTGAAAAGACT AAATCTTGGACGAAACAACTTCAATAAAGGCATCCCGTATTCTATTTCTATGATGACTTCTCTTCAATACTt AAACATCAGTCACAATCAGCTTCAGGATCCACTGAATGATGTGTATGGCCAGCTAACTTCCTTATCCATATT GGATCTTTCTTTCAATGCTATGTCAGGCAACCTGCCTCAGAGTTTTAGCTCACTTTCTGGCATCAGCTCTAT GTATTTGCAAAACAATCAGTTCACTGGCACAATTGATGTCCTTGCAACTCTTCCTCTTGATAACCT GAATGTTGAAAATAACCGTTTCACTGGATGGATCCCTGAACCACTGAAAAACATCAACCTGCA GAAAAATGGAAACTCCTGGAACACCGGCCCTGCACCCCCTCCTCCGCCTGGTACACCCCCAGCCACCAGAAGAAACCGAAGTCACAATCCAGGTGGCAGTCCATCCAATGGTAGTTCTAGTGAAGGTCAGAAATCAGGTATTAGTGGTGGTGCCATTGCAGGAATTATCATTTCTGTGCTCGTTGTAGGAGCTGTAGTAGCATTCTTCCTCGTCAGGAGGAGATCCAAGAGACCGTTGACGGATATTGAAAAGCTCGACAATCAACCCCTGCAACCTCTTAAAATGACTGCCGCACAAG AAACCAAGTCGGAAGATTCTTCCTCCACATTTTATCCAACATCATTTGAATCTTCTGCTGCAATTAATCTTAAACCCCCACCTATTGATCGTCACAAATCATTTGACGAAGATGACTTTGCCAAACGAGCCCCAGTCAAGAAGGCTAGTGCTGCCGCTCCTATTAATGTAAAGTCATATTCAATAGCAGACCTTCAAATGGCGACAGGCAGCTTCAATGTTGATAATCTTCTTGGTGAGGGATCGTTTGGACGTGTATATCGAGCTGAGTTTGACGACGGGAAG GTTCTTGccgtgaaaaaaataaattcatctGCTCTACCTCGGGAATTATCCGAAGATTTCACTGATATTGTTTCGAAAGTCTCCCAGTTACACCATCCCAATGTAACTGAACTCGTCGGTTATTGCTCCGAACATGGGCAGCATTTGCTTGTGTACGAGTTCCATAGAAATGGCTCGCTTTACGACGTCTTACATCTATCACTATCAGATGAATACAACAAACCTCTGATATGGAATTTACGCGTTAAGATCGCTCTGGGAACAGCTCGCGCATTAGA GTATCTTCACGAAGTGTGCTCCCCATCAATTGTTCATAGAAACATCAAGTCTGCTAACATATTGCTGGATGCCGAACTCAGCCCCCATCTTTCTGATTCTGGACTGGAAAGCTTTATACCAAATGCAGATCAG GCAATGGATGGGAGTGGAAGTTCAGGATACACTGCGCCCGAGGTTACCATGTCGGGCCAATATACTCTGAAAAGTGACGTGTATAGTTTTGGAGTAGTCATGTTGGAACTGCTGACTGGGCGAAAACCATTTGATAG TTCGAGGCCAAGGTCGGAGCAATCTTTGGTTCGATGGGCAACGCCTCAGCTTCATGACATTGATGCTTTAACCAAGATGGTTGATCCCGAACTCAAAGGCCTTTATCCTGTTAAATCTATCTCCCGATTTGCAGATGTGATTGCACTTTGCGTTCAG ACGGAACCTGAGTTTAGACCTCCAATGTCGGAGGTGGTCGAGGCGTTGGTCCGCTTGGTGCAACGAGCAAACATGAGTAAGAGAACATATGGAAACGATAATGCAACATCTCCCAGAGGGGAGATGGGTGGAGAGGACACACCATAA